Within the Herbaspirillum sp. RTI4 genome, the region ACTGCTGAAATTGGGCGTCCGTCATTTTTGCCAGTTCGTCAGGGTGTTCGATAGCCGTGTGGTAAGCGGCCATGTTGTCCGTCTTTGGAGGATTGGCAATGCTTTGCGCGTAGGTCTGCAAGCCGGGCAACTTGTCCGGTGCCAACGCTACGATCTGCGACTTCATTGACGCGGGTAAGGCGTCGAAGTTGCCACCGTTCTGCGCGAGATAGGTCTGCGCTTGCTGTACGGCGTTATCGGCTTGCGTAGATCGATCTTTCACCGCGTCGTTGTACTGGCGTGTGCCCTCTGTCAATGCCGCCGACAACACGGAAGGGTCGGCGTTCGGCCCGGCCTGTGTGCGGATGTTGTTGTGTATATCCTGCAATGACGGCATAGGAGGTACGCCGCCACCGCTTTGCAACTGCTTCACGTTGCTGTTGACGTAATTCAATGTCTGGGTGTGGTTCGCGGGCGACTGGTATTGTGCGAGTGCGGTCATCCAGTTACCGCCTGGCCCCGCGTCCTTAACCGCTTTGTCCACGTTCCCCTCGCCAGCGTTGTACGCGGCCCATGCTTTCGCAGGATCGCCAGCGTATTTCTGTACCAGCGCACCAAGTAACTGAACGCCGACGCGCTCTTTATCGCCGGGCACACCTGGATTTTCGGGGGCAATACCGTGACCGGGATTCGCGGCAGTCGCGTCCATTACCTGCATAGCGCCCTTGGCAGTGCCTTGCCCTGGCACGTTCGGCCCCACCGCATTCGGATTGTTAGTGCTTTCTGCTTGCCGCGTAATCTGCGTTATACGGTCGAAGTCTGTCGGTTGAAACGCCGGGGCATAGTTAGTCATCGCGTTCAGCGCCATCGACGTGGATTGCCGCGCACGCATATCCGCCGTAATCACGCCCTGCGCTTTAAGCAAGTCACCGGCTGTCATATCGTCTTTGTATTTCTGAATATACTGCTGCGCGTATTGCGGATTGTTGTTTTGTACCGCCGCGTTGATAACGCCGGAATGGATGCCGCTCGTGGTCTGCAATGTTTTAGCTTCGATCAGGTTCCCCGGATCCCCGTTGATCTGTCCGGCCTTCCACACTGCTGCCTTTGCGCTTTCGATCTGCTGATCGATGATGTCGGGGTTTTGCCAGTTCTTTTGTGCAGTATCGCCAGCAAGAGCCACCGTGCCCTGCTGCGTTTCCAATCCGAATTGTTTGTACTCCTGCAATACGTGGCTTTGAATCTGCCCGTCGAACTGCGTGGACAGTTGTGAAGCGGAGCGCGCGAACACTTGACGCTGCGCGCCATTGGCCAGGCCATCCGACGCGCTACCGATCGCGTCTTGTAGCTTCGCCCCATACTGGTCTTGTAAGCCTTGCCCCTGATCGTTCGGCTGTACGGCCGCCGCGCCTTTTTGGTTTAGATACCCGGTTTCAGGGTCATAGGTAAGTTTTTGCTGCGCGGCGCGAACGTTGTTCAATGCCGCATCCACCCGCACCTGGTTCGCCATCATTTGCGCTTTAGCGTTGGCGTCCACGTCCTGCACGCCAAGATTTAGCGCGTTCTGGCCGGCGAGTTCGGTTTGTTGGCCGCTGATCTCACCTTGCGCAAGTTGTCGGGGTGTAAGGCCTTGTATCTGCGCGTTCGGAACACCCGCTGGCGCTACCTGCGCGGTGTCATACGAGGGTACGGTCGGCATTAGCTAGTCGCTCCGTTGGTTGCAGTATTGAAGGTGCGCCATGCGCTTGACAGCGGGGAGGCGCTACCCATGAGCGAAGTCAATCCTGCGTTGGTCGGATTAATAGAGGACTGCATGGATGTGAGTGCTTTGGCGTTGTTCGTGTCATCGGCGGCTTGCGTGGAGTAGCCCCAGGCTTCGCGCATAGCGTTGGTCTGAAGTTGATCGGCGTCGCGGGCACCCATCATGGTGGTACTGGTCAGGATGTCGTTTGCAGAGCCGGAACCCAAGTCCACCCCGTTCGCAGCCAGGCCGGCACGTTGCATGCCGAAAGTCTGTGCGGTTTTGAGGTCTTGATTCTGGACAGCAATTTGCCCATTGTCCTGCGTGATGCTGGCCTTGTCCTGCGCGATAATGGCGTTGTTTGCCGCCACGGACGCCTGGTAGCCAAGCGAAGCCTGTTGCGCACTGGCGGCGTTGGAAGCCCCCGCCGCTTTCGTCCCGGCGCCCATTGTTGCCAGTAGACCGCTCATTTCATTAACATTTGCGCCCATGAAAACCCCTAAAAAGTCGTTCCAGCATAACGATGACTTTTTAGGGCTTGTACACCTACCGCACGTCCATGTCCGTGGCGATAGAGCAGATCGTGAGCGGTAAGGGATCTGTCTGCTGAATGAACACCGAACCGTCAAAATTCCAGTCTGGCTGTATCACCACTTCTACCACTCCGCTGGCGAGTGCAGGCTGCGAGCCTGGCAGGTCGGTACTAGACCGCTGAGTGGAATACGTCAGGTTATTTGCATCCGGCCCTACATACCCTCCGCTAGAGCGAAACACCCGCATGTACACCCGGTTCACGTTTTTCTGAAGCGTCTCGCCGAAACCTGCGTCCACCGTCAGCGCGGCCGGCAGTGTTTGTACTTGGCAAGTGATAGGCAACCCCACAATGACTTTGGTGGCAGGGTATGGCAACGTGATGGTGCCGGTCGCGCTAACGACTTGCAGCGGAATCGGCGCGCCATCGGCAAGTACATTGACAGTCTGGTTTGCCAGCCATGTCAATCCGCTTACCGTCGTCACCTGGTACGTCGGCGTCATGGCGACGGTACCGAGTTCCTGGGCGTTAGTGGATGCGGTCAGCGTGATGTTGTTCACATCGATCACTGTGGTTACCGAGTAAGTGCCCGACAATGTGGGATCGCTGAACGTGAAGTATTGGGATTGTCCTGCGGTCACGCCATGCGCAGGGATGTTGCAGGTAATCGTTGTGCCTTGCTGCGCAAAGGTGCCGGGTAAAAAGTTCGTCGCGCCGCTATCGACGAAAAACGCATCACTGGCCGTATTGAAATACCGGGTATGCAAGCGCTCCACGTACCGGCGCGTAACACCATTCAAAACCCGATTGACGATCAGGTAAAGCATATCCTCGCTGGCCACCGTGCCGGCCGGCTGCTCCGTGATCGTGCATACCGATTCTACGAAGCCGCTAAACTCATGGTGGTGCCATGCGGCCACCTGCTGTTCGGGCACGTAGGTCAGACTCGCCAGGTTGCCGTTACTCGTCACACAGTGCAGGAACTGGTAC harbors:
- a CDS encoding transglycosylase SLT domain-containing protein, giving the protein MPTVPSYDTAQVAPAGVPNAQIQGLTPRQLAQGEISGQQTELAGQNALNLGVQDVDANAKAQMMANQVRVDAALNNVRAAQQKLTYDPETGYLNQKGAAAVQPNDQGQGLQDQYGAKLQDAIGSASDGLANGAQRQVFARSASQLSTQFDGQIQSHVLQEYKQFGLETQQGTVALAGDTAQKNWQNPDIIDQQIESAKAAVWKAGQINGDPGNLIEAKTLQTTSGIHSGVINAAVQNNNPQYAQQYIQKYKDDMTAGDLLKAQGVITADMRARQSTSMALNAMTNYAPAFQPTDFDRITQITRQAESTNNPNAVGPNVPGQGTAKGAMQVMDATAANPGHGIAPENPGVPGDKERVGVQLLGALVQKYAGDPAKAWAAYNAGEGNVDKAVKDAGPGGNWMTALAQYQSPANHTQTLNYVNSNVKQLQSGGGVPPMPSLQDIHNNIRTQAGPNADPSVLSAALTEGTRQYNDAVKDRSTQADNAVQQAQTYLAQNGGNFDALPASMKSQIVALAPDKLPGLQTYAQSIANPPKTDNMAAYHTAIEHPDELAKMTDAQFQQFATTNFAEATQKQVAKIRQDEINGTADLSAGGLNSKALTTELGNRLTSLGIETKPKDEAGKQQIGTIQKFVTDGIFAQQQQLGRKMTAQEVTQFVDQQFLKNFQFHSTFMGIPTSGTQQTPYLKMATGDIPGDQLDQVKAALAKNGNTNPSNDQIMRTYWARKTQ